The Gallaecimonas xiamenensis 3-C-1 genome has a window encoding:
- a CDS encoding CsiV family protein, whose protein sequence is MQQLLKGWALFALLSTQALAATVFDVEVVVVARQDTSDETWPPRPLPQGNTSSLLLDAIKTQCPAPCTSLPALVSGPSQDDTVLPRLLTQGELNFNGAANQLRRLPGGRVLLHTGWRLAPKQPRYATPMAVEAGRDLGGYALSEPVPQGESLDVVIADTTMDDSQPLDEAAPALVSLPELSGQIQVALDHYLLVDMALDLKTVQGEGQPLLVKTLRQKRRLRSGEWHYFDHPALGVLMQIRPVR, encoded by the coding sequence ATGCAACAGCTGCTTAAAGGATGGGCACTCTTCGCCCTGCTCAGCACCCAGGCCCTGGCCGCCACCGTCTTTGATGTGGAAGTGGTAGTGGTGGCCCGCCAGGACACCAGCGACGAAACCTGGCCCCCAAGACCACTGCCCCAGGGCAATACCAGCTCTTTGCTGCTGGACGCCATCAAGACCCAGTGCCCGGCGCCTTGCACCAGCCTGCCGGCTTTAGTCAGCGGCCCAAGCCAGGACGATACAGTTCTGCCAAGGCTGTTGACCCAAGGCGAGCTTAACTTCAATGGCGCCGCCAACCAGTTGCGCCGCCTGCCCGGTGGCCGGGTACTGTTGCACACCGGCTGGCGCCTGGCCCCCAAGCAGCCCCGCTACGCCACTCCCATGGCTGTAGAAGCCGGCCGCGATCTGGGCGGATATGCCTTGTCCGAGCCGGTGCCCCAGGGGGAAAGCCTGGATGTCGTCATCGCCGACACCACCATGGACGACAGCCAGCCTCTGGATGAAGCAGCACCGGCGCTGGTCAGCCTTCCCGAGCTCAGTGGCCAAATCCAGGTAGCCCTGGACCATTACCTGCTGGTAGACATGGCCTTGGATCTGAAGACGGTGCAAGGGGAAGGCCAGCCGCTGCTGGTCAAGACCTTGCGCCAAAAACGCCGGCTGCGCAGCGGTGAATGGCACTACTTCGACCACCCTGCCCTTGGGGTGTTGATGCAGATCCGGCCGGTTAGATGA
- a CDS encoding sensor histidine kinase translates to MKRIPLGTRFLWMVMLYSSVLTLLFVGVNLYARYQQELRELDDRVSQLRTTTLPALTQSVWDLDQSQTELQLLGITQVPDVVSARLVTTEGVVTSLGQVQLADRHFFFSVNRPPQELAQLDIGVSYQRIYEELWEHAVVLVLTQGIKTFLVSLLIVVLVGRMITRHLESLSSQLGEGQSHFELHRREAVQDELSTLVEALNKLHLERDQQMAALAASKAELDNQHQHLAAEVARQTAVLRQENELAVLMGELAAGLLEQRYDDLDKGLQQALALLGRKLGLESITLFEQILVRAHWPQDASVWPLWSSEPAQKALREGQHYLDEQRQVLALPLKDQGLSRGALMLTGDLGGDWVDNYFNHLHRFTSFIAALLARQQSPQLFTPLGWQRPQANQWQDEIQGRTTLAAMAAQQAQAGGFLTVVLWEFSGPGKLAPDRFAELRSAISHGMPEALFVRLSQRLLMVAVAGPGPQAINTLVSALLSELRELARPLEVHAGGFCLVPANALPYEQLLEMADRALFQARRQTGGLVMETSNA, encoded by the coding sequence ATGAAAAGGATCCCCCTCGGCACCCGTTTTTTATGGATGGTGATGCTCTACTCCTCGGTGTTGACCCTGCTGTTTGTGGGGGTCAACCTCTATGCCCGTTACCAGCAGGAGCTCAGAGAACTGGATGACCGGGTCAGCCAACTGCGCACCACTACCTTGCCGGCCCTGACCCAATCGGTCTGGGATCTCGATCAGTCCCAGACCGAGCTGCAACTGCTGGGCATTACCCAGGTGCCAGACGTGGTCTCGGCACGGCTGGTCACTACCGAAGGGGTAGTGACCAGCCTGGGCCAGGTGCAACTGGCCGACCGCCACTTTTTCTTCTCGGTCAACAGGCCCCCCCAGGAGCTGGCCCAACTGGATATAGGGGTCAGCTACCAACGTATCTATGAAGAATTGTGGGAACATGCGGTGGTGCTGGTGCTGACCCAGGGCATCAAGACCTTTTTGGTGTCCCTGCTGATCGTGGTGTTGGTGGGGCGCATGATCACCCGGCACTTGGAAAGCCTGTCGAGCCAGCTTGGCGAGGGTCAGTCTCATTTTGAGCTGCACCGTAGGGAAGCGGTACAGGATGAGCTAAGCACCCTGGTCGAGGCCCTTAACAAGCTCCATCTGGAGAGGGACCAGCAGATGGCAGCCCTGGCTGCGTCCAAGGCCGAACTGGACAACCAGCACCAGCACCTGGCCGCCGAAGTGGCCCGGCAGACGGCAGTGCTGCGCCAGGAAAACGAACTGGCAGTACTGATGGGAGAATTGGCGGCCGGTTTGCTGGAACAGCGCTATGACGACCTGGACAAGGGGCTACAACAGGCCCTGGCCCTGCTGGGCCGCAAGCTGGGGCTGGAAAGCATCACCCTTTTTGAGCAAATCCTGGTAAGGGCCCACTGGCCCCAGGACGCCAGCGTCTGGCCCCTTTGGAGCAGCGAACCGGCCCAAAAGGCCCTACGTGAGGGCCAGCATTACCTGGACGAACAGCGTCAGGTACTGGCCCTGCCGTTAAAAGATCAGGGCCTGAGCCGAGGCGCTTTGATGCTGACCGGCGATCTGGGAGGCGACTGGGTGGACAACTACTTCAACCACCTGCACCGCTTCACCTCTTTCATTGCCGCTCTGCTGGCCCGCCAGCAGAGTCCGCAACTGTTCACCCCCCTTGGCTGGCAGCGCCCCCAGGCCAACCAGTGGCAGGACGAAATACAGGGCCGCACCACCCTGGCCGCCATGGCGGCTCAGCAGGCCCAGGCCGGGGGCTTTTTGACGGTCGTGCTGTGGGAGTTCTCTGGCCCTGGCAAGCTGGCCCCAGACCGCTTCGCCGAGCTGCGCTCTGCCATCAGCCACGGCATGCCCGAGGCCCTTTTTGTCAGGCTGTCCCAGCGGTTGCTGATGGTGGCAGTGGCCGGTCCCGGCCCCCAGGCCATCAACACCCTGGTCAGTGCCCTGCTGAGCGAGTTAAGGGAGCTGGCCCGCCCCCTGGAGGTGCATGCCGGGGGCTTCTGCCTGGTACCGGCCAACGCCCTGCCCTACGAACAGTTGTTGGAAATGGCCGACCGGGCCCTGTTCCAGGCCCGCCGTCAGACCGGCGGCCTGGTAATGGAAACCAGTAACGCCTGA
- a CDS encoding acyl-CoA dehydrogenase, whose product MVFLLLILVALAVIFGVPDIRRNLITKPIFGIFKKILPPLSQTEREAMEAGDVWWDGELFRGKPDWKKLLDTKRSELNADEQAFLDNQVETLLNMLDDYKIVHETKDMPKEVWDFLKAEGFFAMIIPKAFGGREFSAVANSTIVSRIATRSLSCAVTVMVPNSLGPGELLMHYGTQEQKDRWLPGLSNGTEVPCFALTGPEAGSDAGAIPDEGIVCKGEFEGQEVLGIRLNWNKRYITLAPVATVLGLAFKLKDPEGLLGDKKDIGITCALIPTSHPGVRVGDRHFPLGLAFMNGPTFGTDVFIPLDWIIGGPDYAGKGWRMLVECLSAGRGISLPALGTATGHLASRMTGAYAYVRRQFGLSIGRFEGIQEAMAEIGADTYVLESSRRLTVTALDMGLSPSVVTAIAKYHMTEKARKVLDHAMDIHAGKGIQFGPQNYLGHGYLGIPVAITVEGANILTRNLMIFGQGATRCHPYVFGEMEAAANPDAAEGLKSFDSLLIKHIGFGMSNFFGSLFQGLTGGVFNGSPVSGETKRYYKQLSRMSKGLALCADISMLMLGGDLKRRERLSARLGDVLSNLYLASATLKRYEDEGRQVADLPYVHYSLQKLLFEIGVAFDGFFANFDSRFMAAVLKRVIFPFGINYKMPSDQLGEQIASALMQPGVARDRLTHLVFVSKDKDDAVGVMERAFQAMVSAAGIEKKILKAQRAGTIAKRIPFNQAIELGLEAGVITAEEAEQIRNAEALRYQAIQVDHFAPGVLEGHGVSSEGASASSAA is encoded by the coding sequence ATGGTGTTCCTGTTGCTGATCCTGGTGGCGCTGGCCGTGATCTTCGGGGTCCCGGATATACGCCGCAATCTCATTACCAAACCCATCTTCGGCATCTTCAAGAAGATCTTGCCGCCGCTGTCGCAAACCGAAAGGGAAGCGATGGAAGCCGGTGACGTCTGGTGGGATGGCGAACTGTTCCGTGGCAAGCCCGATTGGAAAAAGCTGCTGGACACCAAGCGTTCCGAGCTCAATGCCGACGAGCAAGCCTTCTTGGACAATCAGGTCGAAACCCTGCTTAACATGCTGGACGACTACAAGATTGTTCACGAAACCAAGGACATGCCCAAGGAAGTGTGGGATTTCCTGAAGGCCGAAGGCTTCTTCGCCATGATCATCCCCAAAGCCTTTGGGGGCCGCGAATTCTCGGCTGTGGCCAACTCTACCATCGTATCCCGCATCGCCACTCGCTCCCTGTCCTGTGCGGTCACCGTCATGGTGCCCAACTCCCTGGGCCCGGGCGAGCTGCTGATGCACTACGGTACCCAAGAGCAAAAAGACCGCTGGCTGCCCGGCCTGTCCAACGGCACCGAGGTGCCTTGCTTCGCCCTGACCGGTCCTGAAGCGGGGTCTGACGCTGGCGCCATTCCCGACGAAGGCATCGTCTGCAAAGGTGAGTTCGAAGGCCAAGAAGTGCTGGGTATCCGCCTGAACTGGAACAAGCGCTACATCACCTTGGCCCCGGTGGCCACAGTGCTGGGCCTGGCCTTTAAACTCAAAGACCCCGAGGGTCTGCTGGGTGACAAAAAGGACATCGGTATCACCTGTGCCCTGATCCCCACCAGCCACCCCGGTGTGCGTGTGGGTGACCGCCACTTCCCCCTGGGCCTGGCCTTTATGAACGGCCCGACCTTCGGCACCGACGTGTTCATTCCCCTGGACTGGATCATCGGTGGCCCCGACTACGCCGGTAAAGGCTGGCGCATGCTGGTGGAGTGTTTGTCTGCAGGCCGCGGTATCTCCCTGCCGGCCCTTGGCACCGCCACCGGCCATCTGGCTTCCCGCATGACCGGCGCTTACGCCTATGTGCGCCGCCAGTTTGGCCTGTCCATCGGCCGCTTTGAAGGTATCCAGGAAGCCATGGCCGAGATCGGCGCCGACACTTACGTGCTGGAGTCTTCCCGTCGCCTGACCGTGACCGCCCTGGACATGGGCCTGAGCCCGTCCGTGGTCACCGCCATCGCCAAGTACCATATGACCGAGAAGGCCCGTAAGGTGCTGGATCACGCCATGGATATCCATGCTGGTAAAGGTATCCAGTTCGGTCCCCAGAACTACCTGGGTCACGGCTACCTGGGGATTCCGGTGGCCATCACCGTAGAAGGCGCCAACATCCTGACCCGTAACCTGATGATCTTTGGTCAGGGTGCCACCCGCTGCCACCCCTACGTTTTTGGTGAGATGGAAGCGGCTGCCAACCCCGATGCCGCCGAGGGCCTCAAGTCCTTCGACAGCCTGCTGATCAAGCACATCGGTTTTGGCATGAGCAACTTCTTCGGCTCCCTGTTCCAGGGCCTGACCGGCGGTGTGTTCAACGGCTCCCCCGTGTCCGGCGAAACCAAGCGTTACTACAAGCAGCTGTCCCGCATGTCCAAAGGTCTGGCCCTGTGCGCCGACATCTCCATGCTGATGCTCGGTGGCGATCTGAAACGCCGTGAGCGCCTGTCTGCCCGCCTGGGTGACGTGCTGTCCAACCTGTACCTGGCCTCCGCCACCCTCAAGCGTTACGAGGACGAAGGCCGCCAGGTGGCCGACCTGCCTTACGTGCATTACAGCCTGCAAAAGCTGCTGTTCGAGATCGGTGTCGCCTTCGACGGCTTCTTCGCCAACTTCGACAGCCGCTTCATGGCCGCCGTGCTCAAGCGCGTGATCTTCCCCTTCGGTATCAACTACAAGATGCCGTCTGATCAGCTGGGTGAGCAGATCGCCTCTGCCCTGATGCAGCCCGGTGTGGCCCGCGACCGCCTGACTCACCTGGTGTTTGTCTCCAAAGACAAAGACGACGCAGTGGGTGTGATGGAGCGTGCCTTCCAGGCCATGGTGAGTGCTGCCGGCATCGAGAAGAAAATTCTCAAGGCCCAGCGCGCCGGTACCATCGCCAAGCGTATCCCCTTCAACCAGGCCATCGAACTGGGCTTGGAAGCCGGGGTGATCACCGCTGAGGAAGCCGAACAGATCCGTAACGCCGAAGCCCTGCGTTACCAGGCCATCCAGGTTGACCATTTCGCCCCCGGCGTTCTGGAAGGCCATGGCGTATCCAGCGAAGGCGCCAGCGCCTCCAGCGCCGCCTGA
- a CDS encoding TetR/AcrR family transcriptional regulator → MTRRPDTKSLILDVAEQLFAEHGFNDTSLRLITSDAGVNLASVNYHFGSKKALIQAVLARYLDNVMPALRDAMNELLAREQVQMTEVFGAFVGPLLSLGSFRPAGTGVFMQLLGRGYTEKQGHLRRFITAQYGDALGAFMAAVKKATPGIPDNEVFWRLHFTLGTVVFTMASSMALTEIAESDFGEKNSIESLIHRLVPYLASAVTAPLPVAIGNSQDAA, encoded by the coding sequence ATGACGCGCAGACCTGATACCAAATCCTTGATCCTCGATGTGGCGGAACAGCTGTTCGCCGAGCATGGTTTCAATGACACCTCCCTGCGCCTCATCACCTCTGATGCCGGGGTCAACCTGGCATCCGTCAACTACCATTTTGGTTCCAAGAAAGCCCTGATCCAGGCCGTGTTGGCCCGCTATCTGGACAACGTCATGCCGGCCCTGCGCGACGCCATGAACGAGCTGTTGGCCAGAGAGCAGGTACAGATGACCGAAGTGTTCGGTGCCTTTGTCGGGCCCCTGCTGAGCCTGGGCAGTTTCAGACCGGCCGGTACCGGCGTGTTCATGCAGTTGCTGGGCCGGGGTTATACCGAGAAACAAGGCCACTTGCGCCGTTTTATCACCGCCCAATACGGTGACGCCCTGGGCGCTTTTATGGCTGCGGTGAAAAAGGCCACCCCCGGCATCCCGGACAACGAGGTGTTCTGGCGGTTGCATTTCACCCTGGGCACCGTGGTGTTCACCATGGCGTCCAGCATGGCCCTGACCGAAATCGCCGAGAGCGATTTTGGCGAGAAGAACAGTATTGAAAGCCTGATCCACCGACTGGTGCCTTACCTGGCATCCGCCGTGACAGCACCGCTGCCGGTGGCGATTGGCAATTCACAAGACGCAGCCTGA
- a CDS encoding ABC transporter substrate-binding protein produces MRRLLLFLLLLLSPLAAQADLRVAFLNPGSASEPFWANVDAFLQAAAGDLGVALDIRHGDRDHRQLLAAADAVIAARPDFVLAVNEKGVGVELVKRFNKARIPVMLVLNDLDQVQQQKMGLPRQRYPYWLGSLVPDNLKAGEEVASALAAQVAGQQATMVALGGDRSTPAGLLRQAGLLKASRTQGNIHLAQLSYGLWQQARAQRQTTELLRRYPDLKLVWTANDLMAFGAIDAIRAAGKVPGKDVLVGTFNSSDKALRLRQGGSISALAAGHFMAPGLALVLLVDYQNGFDFAKDDGLQLHLPLFHLLVPGTPLFDLMASKDWQQVQFRAMSKVHTPYPGPHRFDLQTRAPQ; encoded by the coding sequence ATGCGGCGGCTCCTCCTCTTCCTACTCCTGCTGTTAAGCCCCCTGGCGGCCCAGGCCGACCTTCGGGTGGCGTTTCTCAACCCCGGTAGCGCCAGCGAGCCGTTCTGGGCCAATGTCGATGCCTTCTTACAGGCCGCCGCCGGTGACTTGGGGGTGGCGTTGGACATTCGCCACGGCGACCGTGACCACCGCCAATTGCTGGCCGCCGCCGATGCGGTGATTGCGGCCCGCCCCGACTTCGTATTGGCGGTCAACGAAAAAGGGGTGGGGGTGGAGCTGGTCAAACGCTTCAACAAGGCCCGCATCCCGGTCATGCTGGTATTGAACGACCTGGACCAGGTGCAGCAGCAGAAGATGGGCCTGCCCCGCCAACGTTATCCCTATTGGCTGGGCAGCCTGGTACCGGACAACCTCAAGGCCGGCGAGGAAGTGGCCAGCGCCCTGGCAGCGCAAGTGGCCGGCCAGCAGGCGACCATGGTGGCCCTTGGCGGTGACCGCAGCACCCCGGCCGGCCTGCTGCGCCAGGCCGGACTGCTGAAGGCCAGCCGCACCCAGGGCAACATCCATCTGGCCCAGCTCAGCTATGGCCTTTGGCAACAGGCCAGGGCCCAACGCCAAACCACAGAGCTGTTGCGCCGTTACCCAGACCTGAAGCTGGTCTGGACCGCCAACGATCTGATGGCTTTCGGTGCCATCGACGCCATCCGTGCCGCCGGCAAGGTGCCGGGTAAGGATGTGCTGGTGGGCACCTTCAACAGTTCCGACAAGGCCCTGCGGCTGCGCCAGGGGGGCAGTATCTCGGCCCTGGCCGCCGGCCATTTCATGGCCCCTGGCCTGGCACTGGTGCTGCTGGTGGATTATCAAAACGGTTTTGATTTTGCCAAGGACGACGGCCTGCAGTTGCACTTGCCCTTGTTCCACCTGCTGGTGCCCGGCACTCCCTTGTTCGACCTGATGGCCAGCAAGGACTGGCAGCAGGTTCAGTTCAGGGCCATGAGCAAGGTCCATACCCCTTATCCCGGCCCCCACCGCTTCGATTTGCAGACAAGAGCGCCCCAATGA
- the nagZ gene encoding beta-N-acetylhexosaminidase gives MAQLLIDLRGKTLAEDERQWLAHPACAGLILFSRNYDNPAQLQALVAARRQPAGKPILVTVDHEGGRVQRFRDDFTRLPAAGSLLAKAGGNLAVARYLAWCCGLVMAAELVALGVDLSFAPVLDLGVNQSVIGDRAFGADLATVIALSRAYAQGMAAAGMANVAKHYPGHGQVLEDTHLHQAIDSRSLDAIAALDEVPFRALISDKTLDAVMPAHVIYPALDDKPASSSRRWLTERLRGELGFAGLIFSDDLSMKGAHSLGTPAERAKAASLAGCDLLLCCNDPANHPPILAALADSAPVALGALAARAGQVSADTLARAQALLVSITRPPV, from the coding sequence ATGGCCCAACTGCTTATCGATTTACGCGGTAAAACCCTGGCGGAGGACGAACGTCAGTGGCTGGCACATCCGGCCTGCGCCGGTCTTATCCTCTTTAGCCGCAACTATGACAACCCCGCCCAGCTACAAGCCCTGGTGGCGGCCCGCCGCCAACCCGCCGGTAAACCCATTTTGGTAACGGTGGACCACGAAGGGGGCCGGGTGCAGCGCTTTCGCGACGACTTTACCCGGCTGCCGGCTGCCGGCAGCCTGTTGGCCAAGGCCGGGGGCAACCTGGCGGTGGCCCGCTATCTGGCCTGGTGCTGCGGCCTGGTGATGGCTGCCGAACTGGTGGCACTGGGGGTGGACCTGAGCTTTGCCCCGGTGCTGGATCTGGGAGTAAACCAGAGCGTCATAGGGGATAGGGCCTTCGGTGCCGATCTGGCCACCGTCATCGCCTTATCTCGTGCTTATGCCCAGGGTATGGCCGCTGCCGGTATGGCCAACGTGGCCAAGCATTACCCAGGGCATGGCCAGGTCCTGGAAGACACCCACCTGCACCAGGCCATCGACAGCCGCAGCCTCGATGCCATCGCCGCCTTGGACGAGGTGCCTTTTCGGGCCCTTATCAGCGACAAGACATTGGATGCGGTGATGCCGGCCCACGTGATTTACCCGGCCCTGGACGACAAGCCGGCGTCCTCTTCCCGGCGCTGGCTGACCGAGCGGCTAAGGGGTGAGCTGGGCTTTGCAGGGCTTATCTTCTCTGACGACTTGTCCATGAAGGGCGCCCATAGCCTGGGAACCCCGGCCGAGCGTGCCAAGGCGGCTAGCCTGGCTGGCTGCGATCTGCTGCTGTGCTGTAACGACCCGGCCAACCATCCGCCAATACTGGCGGCCCTGGCCGATTCAGCCCCTGTCGCTCTTGGCGCCTTGGCGGCGAGGGCAGGGCAGGTCAGTGCCGACACCTTGGCCCGGGCTCAGGCGTTACTGGTTTCCATTACCAGGCCGCCGGTCTGA
- the mfd gene encoding transcription-repair coupling factor, whose translation MKALESLALPARGGDRQHWVNLAGDAQVLAILEATKRHKGFTLLVTSDSPSANRLVEALSALTDEVQLFPDWETLPYDNFSPHQDIISERLTALYQLPLKQSGLMVLPVTTLLGRIAPRGYVDGATLLLKKGETRPLETLRGQLSNAGYRLVDQVMEHGEFAVRGGLIDLYPMGESSPFRVDFFDDEVDSLRRFDPESQRSTGEVEEIRLLPGHEFPLTDIGIERFRKHYRARFDAPTAPESIYQQVSKGQQPPGIEYYLPLFFEDTASLFDYLPDGSQIITIGDLESAMAAFWADLEYRFEERRHDRLRPILAPKTLFLEASDCFSALNHYPRLALHQGDQVEGKGGVHDAGALPLPELAIDAKHEQPLHKLTDWLASTPGPVLFVAESEGRREALAVLLAKAGIQPARIKKLADWLAAPQAGHGILVAPLEAGCIIQCQGQLLRLVPEAALTGPRVLQRKRRKKDDDGINTDAIIRSLAELSIGQSVVHRMHGVGRYMGLETLSAGGIDTEYLMLEYAKGDKLYVPVAALNLISRYAGAEEPPLHRLGGETWEKARRKAAEKVRDVAAELLDVYARREAKPGFAFHFDQEGYGAFAAGFPFEETDDQQDAIDAVVRDMTRNKAMDRLVCGDVGFGKTEVAMRAAYIAVSNNKQVAVLVPTTLLAQQHFENFRDRFADVAVRIEAISRFQTPAEQKAILKDAAEGKVDILIGTHKLLQKDVSFKHLGLLIVDEEHRFGVRQKDSIKKLRAEVDILTLTATPIPRTLNMAMSGIRDLSIIATAPARRLAIKTFVREFDKALVREAVLREIRRGGQVYYLHNEVESIEETAKMLEGLIPEARVSIAHGQMRERELEKVMADFYHQRHNLLVCTTIIETGIDVPTANTIIMDRADSLGLAQLHQLRGRVGRSHHQAYAYLMTPNPKRMTKDAIKRLDAISSLEALGAGFLLATQDLEIRGAGELLGDEQSGQIAAIGFDLYMDMLDEAVEALKAGKEPSLTGVLANQCEVDLRLPALLPADYIHDVGTRLQLYKRIASAKDSEELRELNVELIDRFGLLPDAAKNLIAVTELRLGANALGLSRVEASAKSGITLDFSEQTKVDPGYLIGLLQQKPSLYRLDGPSRFKVMKQLDDPAKRLGDVQQLLEDLARHATAA comes from the coding sequence ATGAAGGCACTGGAATCTTTGGCGCTGCCGGCACGTGGCGGCGATCGTCAACACTGGGTCAACCTGGCGGGTGACGCCCAGGTGCTGGCCATACTCGAAGCGACCAAGCGCCACAAGGGTTTTACCCTGCTGGTCACCAGCGACAGCCCCAGCGCCAATCGCCTGGTCGAAGCCCTCAGTGCCCTCACCGACGAGGTGCAGCTGTTCCCCGACTGGGAAACCCTGCCTTACGATAATTTCTCCCCGCACCAGGACATCATCTCCGAGCGCCTCACCGCCCTCTACCAGCTGCCGTTGAAACAAAGCGGGCTGATGGTGCTGCCGGTCACCACCCTTTTGGGCCGCATTGCCCCGCGCGGCTATGTGGACGGCGCCACTTTGCTCCTTAAAAAAGGCGAAACCCGGCCCTTGGAGACCCTGCGCGGCCAGCTCAGCAACGCCGGTTACCGGCTGGTAGATCAGGTGATGGAGCACGGCGAATTCGCGGTGCGCGGCGGCCTGATTGACCTTTACCCCATGGGCGAGTCCAGCCCGTTCCGGGTGGACTTTTTCGACGACGAAGTGGACAGCCTGCGCCGCTTTGACCCCGAGTCCCAGCGCTCCACCGGCGAAGTAGAAGAAATCCGCCTGCTGCCCGGCCACGAATTTCCGCTGACCGATATCGGCATAGAGCGCTTTCGCAAACACTACCGGGCCCGCTTTGACGCGCCCACGGCGCCAGAGTCCATCTACCAGCAGGTGTCCAAGGGCCAGCAGCCCCCCGGCATCGAGTATTACCTGCCGCTATTTTTTGAGGACACCGCCAGCCTCTTTGACTACCTGCCGGACGGCAGCCAGATCATCACCATTGGTGACCTGGAAAGCGCCATGGCCGCCTTCTGGGCAGACCTTGAATACCGTTTCGAGGAGCGCCGCCACGACCGGCTGCGCCCCATCCTCGCCCCCAAGACCCTGTTCTTGGAAGCCAGCGACTGTTTTAGCGCCTTAAATCATTACCCGCGCCTGGCCTTGCATCAGGGCGACCAGGTGGAAGGCAAGGGCGGCGTCCATGACGCCGGCGCCCTGCCCTTGCCGGAGCTTGCCATCGACGCCAAGCACGAGCAGCCCCTGCACAAGCTCACCGACTGGCTTGCCAGCACCCCAGGCCCGGTGCTCTTTGTGGCCGAGTCCGAAGGCCGCCGCGAAGCCCTGGCGGTGCTGCTGGCCAAAGCCGGTATCCAGCCGGCGCGCATTAAAAAACTGGCCGACTGGCTGGCCGCCCCCCAGGCCGGGCACGGCATTTTGGTGGCGCCCCTGGAAGCGGGCTGCATCATCCAGTGCCAGGGCCAGCTGCTAAGGCTGGTGCCGGAAGCGGCGCTGACCGGCCCCCGGGTGTTGCAGCGAAAGCGCCGCAAAAAAGACGATGACGGCATCAACACCGACGCCATTATCCGCAGCCTCGCCGAGCTTTCCATCGGCCAGAGCGTGGTGCACCGCATGCACGGGGTGGGCCGCTACATGGGCCTTGAGACCTTAAGCGCCGGCGGCATCGACACCGAATACCTGATGCTCGAATACGCCAAGGGCGACAAGCTCTATGTGCCGGTGGCGGCGTTGAACCTTATCAGCCGCTACGCCGGCGCCGAGGAGCCGCCGCTCCATCGACTGGGGGGCGAGACCTGGGAAAAGGCCCGCCGCAAGGCCGCCGAGAAGGTGCGCGACGTGGCGGCAGAACTGTTGGACGTCTACGCCCGGCGCGAAGCCAAACCCGGTTTTGCCTTTCACTTTGACCAAGAGGGCTACGGCGCCTTTGCCGCCGGTTTTCCCTTCGAGGAAACCGACGACCAGCAGGACGCCATCGACGCCGTGGTGCGGGACATGACCCGCAACAAGGCCATGGACCGCCTGGTCTGCGGCGACGTGGGCTTTGGCAAGACCGAGGTGGCCATGCGCGCCGCCTATATAGCGGTGTCCAACAACAAGCAGGTGGCGGTGCTGGTGCCCACCACCCTGCTGGCCCAGCAGCATTTCGAAAACTTCCGTGACCGTTTTGCCGACGTGGCGGTGCGTATCGAGGCCATCTCCCGCTTCCAGACCCCGGCCGAGCAAAAGGCCATCTTGAAAGACGCCGCCGAAGGCAAGGTGGATATCCTGATCGGCACCCACAAGCTCTTGCAAAAAGATGTCAGCTTCAAACACCTGGGGCTTTTGATCGTCGATGAAGAGCACCGTTTCGGGGTGCGCCAGAAAGACAGCATCAAAAAATTGCGGGCCGAGGTGGATATCCTGACGCTGACCGCCACCCCCATTCCCCGCACCCTTAATATGGCCATGTCCGGCATACGAGACTTGTCCATCATCGCCACCGCCCCGGCCCGGCGCCTGGCCATCAAGACCTTTGTGCGGGAGTTCGACAAGGCCCTGGTGCGCGAGGCGGTGCTGCGGGAGATTCGCCGTGGCGGCCAGGTCTATTACCTGCACAACGAAGTGGAGAGCATCGAAGAGACCGCCAAGATGCTCGAAGGCCTTATTCCCGAGGCCCGGGTGTCTATCGCCCACGGCCAGATGCGCGAGCGCGAGTTGGAAAAGGTGATGGCGGACTTTTACCACCAGCGCCACAACCTCTTGGTGTGTACCACCATCATCGAAACCGGTATCGATGTACCCACCGCCAACACCATCATCATGGACAGGGCCGACAGCCTGGGCCTGGCACAGCTCCATCAGCTGCGGGGCCGGGTGGGCCGCTCCCATCACCAGGCTTATGCCTACTTGATGACGCCGAACCCCAAACGGATGACCAAGGACGCCATCAAGCGTCTGGACGCCATCTCGTCCCTCGAGGCCCTTGGCGCCGGCTTTTTGCTGGCCACCCAAGATTTGGAAATTCGTGGCGCAGGGGAGCTTTTGGGTGACGAGCAAAGCGGCCAGATTGCCGCCATCGGCTTTGACTTGTACATGGACATGCTGGACGAAGCGGTCGAAGCCCTCAAGGCCGGCAAGGAGCCCAGCCTAACCGGGGTGCTGGCCAACCAGTGCGAGGTGGACCTTCGCCTGCCAGCTTTGCTGCCCGCCGACTATATCCACGATGTGGGCACCCGTTTGCAGCTCTATAAACGCATCGCCTCGGCCAAGGACAGCGAGGAGCTTCGCGAGCTCAACGTCGAGCTGATTGACCGCTTCGGCCTCTTGCCCGATGCCGCCAAAAACCTGATTGCGGTGACCGAGCTTCGCCTGGGAGCCAATGCCCTTGGCCTAAGCCGGGTAGAGGCCTCTGCCAAAAGCGGCATCACCCTGGACTTTTCTGAACAGACCAAGGTCGACCCCGGCTATCTCATTGGCCTTTTACAACAAAAACCGTCACTCTATCGCCTCGATGGCCCCAGCCGTTTCAAGGTGATGAAACAGCTGGATGACCCGGCCAAACGCCTGGGCGACGTGCAACAACTTCTGGAGGATCTGGCACGACATGCAACAGCTGCTTAA